The Stenotrophomonas sp. BIO128-Bstrain region GTCGTCTTCATCAAGATCACCCACGAAATGCATGCCGGGTCCGAAGTCCCAAAACACCTTATTTTCCCAATCCGACTCAAGAACGAGATCCTTCGCACCAGCTTCGTCTTCGGACTCGACACTGATCTCGCCAATCATCAAGACTTCTGCAGCCTTGACCACCTCGAAAGTGAATTTCTTCATTGCTGTATTCGCATATCGTTCCCAATCGGAACGGACACGAGATTGCAGTTCTGGCCCTGTAGGCCACCCATGCGAAAACGCCGCTTTATCGGGACAACTGTCCCGACAACGGCCTAGAAGCGTTGGTGCGCCTTACTCATGCGTTTCCCGACAAAAAGTCGGGAATGGGGTTTAGTCGGCGGCTTTCGCGGCGCTCTCGGCGGCGGAGTGGAGCACGCCCATGGCCCAGTCGTGGAAGGGCTGACGCGCTTCGCTGCTCACCCACGGGGCGTCCAGCGCTTCAAGCAGCGTGAGCGCACGCGCGGGCAGTTGTGGATGAAGCGAAGCAAACCCCACCAGGCGATCGGCGTCGTTGTAAGCCCAGGCAAGGTCCTTTTTCAGGCCTTCAACGCCGAGCTTCTTCAGCAAGGCCACGACGTCGTCGAGGCGTTGCGCCAAGACGTTGGGCGGAATGCATTCGGCACCGGCGTAAGGCTCCACGGCTTGAACCAGCGGCAACGTGGACCGGGTCATGCGTTCGGCACCGCCGCAACGCTCCACCGATGACCACCGGTATTGCGCCCCTTGGCGGTTGCTTTTGACGGGCCTGTATTCCGGGATCAGCCCTTCGTTTCGTTGCCGGCGCTTCTTCAGCGCGTCCTTCGAGATGCCCAGCATGTAGGCAGCCACGCCAGGGCCGACCCATTCCAGCTTGCCCGACTTTGCCTTGGACAACTCTTTATCTTCAGCCGCTGTCAACGCCAAGGACTTGGGATCCTTCGGTGGCCGGCCAGGACGCCCGCCCAGAATGTCCGGATCGCGCGGGCTCAAAGCCGCCCCCTTGTTTTTTCGAACGGCCGCACGGGCTTTGGCTCGTGGTTCGCGCTGTCCCACCGCTCTTCCAGATCATTGGCAAGCTGCCGCGACCGTGCGGCCTCGATCAGGTGCTGTGTGCTGGTGAGCACGGCCACAAACGCATCCTGGTAAGCCTGACGTGCCTCCGTGCTTGCCCAAGGCTGGGCCAACGCTTCTTCCAAGGTTCCTTCCCACTGGTCCTCATCGGCGGCGTTGAACGTGGTGTCGTCCACCGCCCATGCGTGGCCTGCGATGCGCCCACCCAGGGTGACCCAAGGCTGGATCTCCAGCACGTCGGCCAGCGAGGCGTAAGCCACCACGCCCAACCGCCGCGCCCGGGCCCGGGCCTTGGCCAACCGGTCCTCAGCCTCTTTCAGCGCGATCAAGGCTTCGATGCGTTCGGCTTTGCGGACCACGTCGTCCGCGTCGGTGCGTTTGCCGCGCGTGATGGGTTCACCGCTGCGGCTGGCCAAGAACGCGTCCAGCGCGTCCAAGCTGAAACCCAGGTGCTGGTTTCGAGCCATCGTGCCGGCCTTTGCCGGGTTCTGCATGGGCTGGGGCCCTTGGCCTTCGCGCACCCACTCCCTCAAGGTTGTGTGGTGCACGCCGACGTAGTGCGCAGCCGCTTTGGTGCTGATCTTGGCTCGCAACCCTTGTTTGGCCTCGGCAATCTCCTGGCGCCATTTATTGGCGTCGGTGACCGGCGAGGCGAGATCGGGATCACGTTGTAAGGGGAAAGAGCCATCCATGGCCCCATTCTATCGGTGGCTATTGTTGCGGAGTAGCCGTGTCGTTGCGCGGAGGGAGCAGCGGCCAGTCCACCGGTTTGAGCATGTTGTAGAACGCGGGCGAACTCGACGCCATCAACTGCTCCACCCGCTGCAGTGCATCCTGGAGTTCAAACCATTCCGGTTCCTGGTAGCGCACCGAGGACTTGGAACCCTCGTCCTCGCCGTCCTTCTTTTGCGGAAGGTGATTGAACAGCCGGCTGGTGATGCGGTTGGAGATCCCAACGCGCGTTGCATAGCGCCCCAAGGTCCGCCG contains the following coding sequences:
- a CDS encoding helix-turn-helix domain-containing protein; its protein translation is MDGSFPLQRDPDLASPVTDANKWRQEIAEAKQGLRAKISTKAAAHYVGVHHTTLREWVREGQGPQPMQNPAKAGTMARNQHLGFSLDALDAFLASRSGEPITRGKRTDADDVVRKAERIEALIALKEAEDRLAKARARARRLGVVAYASLADVLEIQPWVTLGGRIAGHAWAVDDTTFNAADEDQWEGTLEEALAQPWASTEARQAYQDAFVAVLTSTQHLIEAARSRQLANDLEERWDSANHEPKPVRPFEKTRGRL